The DNA window CATCCCAGCTGCTAGTGCACGGGGCCTTAGCCTTTCCCCTGGGGTTAGATTCCTACCATGGCTGTGTGATAGCAGCTGCCCGCTATGGCCGGGGCCGGGTGGTTGTGACTGGCCATAAGGTGTTATTCACAGTGGGGAAACTGGGCCCCTTTCTGCTCAATGCTGTCCGCTGGCTGGATGGGGGCCGCAGAGGCAAGATCGTGGTGCAGACAGAGCTGAGAACGCTGAGCGGCCTGCTTGCAGTGGGGGGCATAGACACCAGCATTGAGCCCAATCTCACCAGTGATGCGAGTGTCTATTGCTTTGAGCCTGTGAGTGAAGTGGGGGTCAAGGAGCTGCAGGAGTTTGTAGCAGAGGGCGGCGGGCTATTTGTTGGAGCCCAAGCCTGGTGGTGGGCCTTCAAGAACCCAGGGGTGTCCCCTTTGGCTCGATTCCCTGGAAACCTCCTCCTCAATCCCTTTGGCATCAGCATCACAAGCCAAAGCCTCAATCCAGGGCCCTTCCGTACCCCTAAAGCAGGGATAAGGACCTATCACTTCCGTTCCACCCTGGCTGAGTTCCAGGTTATAATGGGCAGAAAGAGAGGGAATGTGGAGAAGGGCTGGTTGGCCAAGCTGGGCCCAGACGGTGCAGCCTTCCTCCAGATCCCTGCAGAAGAGATCCCTGCCTACATGTCCGTGCACCGACTCCTGAGGAAGCTGCTCAGTCGCTATCGGCTCCCCGTAGCCACCCGAGAGAACCCCGTTATCAATGACTGCTGCAGGGGGGCCATGCTTTCCCTGGCCACTGGTCTGGCCCACTCTGGAAGCGACCTCTCTCTGTTAGTCCCGGAAATTGAAGACATGTACAGCAGCCCCTATCTGCGCCCTTCCGAGTCTCCCATCACCGTGGAGGTCAACTGTACCAATCCAGGTATGGAGTATGGAATGAGCGTGGGAGCATCTTGGGAACTGCTGGGATTGAAGCATGTGATTGCAGCACCTCATTTTGGGGGTCTGACTTCTGCAGATGATGGTCTCTATCCTTTGCCATTGACTTTGAGAAGACAGGGGCTGAAGCTTGCAGTGCTGTTTGGAAGAGATGGGTCAGGGTAGCACAGAAAGGAAAGGCTGGGCAGAGCTCTTGAAGGATCTATGGAGTGCCAGGTCCGGTAGAGTCATGGAGTAGGGATAAAGTATACCCTTCTGTGCTTTTGGCAGGCACCCGATACTGCTGGATGAGCACCGGGCTCTACATACCTGGAAGGCAAATCATTGAAGTCTCATTGCCGGAATCTGCTGCCTCTGCAGATCTGAAGGTGAGGCCACACCCTGCCCACCACATAACATGCAACCAAGACTCTTGCCTTCACTGCTGGTATTGTATTTGGTCCTCATAAAACCCTACTGGCAATACAAGTCACGTATCTATGCCCACATTATAAGGATAAGCCAGTTGCACTGCAGACAACGTATAGACTGAAACATTTCAGAGCTCAGGACTCAAAACTAGCCAACTGCTGGTTCTTAAGTATTGTCCTTTTGACTTGTGTCAGAGAGGGAGGAATAGAGGCATCAAACGGAAGTTAACCTACCCCTCCACAGGGATTGAATAAATCTCAGTTCACTTTCTATGCCCATATATTTCTCTGGTTGTAGCACAAGCTCCTTCTCACCCTGGCTTCTTCCCCATAACACCAAAGGTGGTAATCTTGATTGCTGGAGTCCATggtctgctttttcacttccaCATGCAGATACCCCATCTTGCTTTACCTCCCCAGACGGCCATTGGCTGGTGGAGCCTAGTCTATGCCCTACCTATCCTGGCACTTGTTTAGCATAAACCAGGGAAACAATCCCATGATCACCAGGTACAGGAGTCATTTCACCTTCCCAGGAAGGGGGGCCTTGGAGAGAGAGGCAGGACTGAACCAACCCTCCACTTCATCAGCGGGATCCCACTGAAAAACATAGGGTCCCCTCCACTCATCAGTGCCAGGTCCACCACTGCAGAATCTGCAACCTAGGACCCTTATCTTAAAAGACACTAAGGGACCATTTGTGGAGTCAGCGCTCCTTGGAATTTACCTTACTGGTTACACCTGCTGCTCCTTATGTTAATGATTCTGCACAACCCACTGCAGAGATATTGGAATCCCTCTCGAGAACAATTCACCCATAATTAGTCATATGACCTGTGGAGAGCTGTGATTTCATGGGCTCTCTGACACAACTCATTGATGGTACATGGGGTCGTGGCCCTATGACCCTCCTGAGCCTCCACCTCCTGCACTCTCTCCTTTCACCCACCCTTGCCCTGTGGTGACTGTGTTGGGGGGATTTCTCTGCTTCAGATCCAGATTGGCTGCCACACGGATGACCTGACCAGGGCCAGCAAGCTGTTCCGAGGTCCCCTGGTGATTAACCGGTGCTGCTTGGACAAACCCACAAAGTCAATCACCTGCCTCTGGGGTGGCCTCCTCTATATCATTGTGCCTCAGAGCAGCAAACTGGGTTCTGTGCCCATCACCGTTAAGGGAGCCGTGCATGCTCCCTACTACAAGCTGGGTGAGTGGAAGCTGTGGGGTGCATCCCGAGGGAGGTGGAGGACTGGGACGAGGAGGGGCTTGAGGGCTGTTTGATGTAGGAGAGAGAGACACAGCCTGGTGGGAAGGAGGGTGGCCTCCTTAAATTCTTCTCCGGGGCCAGGAGATAAACACCACACCATATCCATGGGGACTTCACAGGATAAAGAGGAGGGATGTATTGCTCATGGTCTTGTCGTTCCCCTCCTGGGGTCTGAGTTGATGCTTTGACTTAAGGTATTTGGGAAAGCATGTTCCAAGCCCCGCTGGCCTCTCTTCTAGGGGAGACATCCCAGGAGGAGTGGAAGAGGCGTATCCAGGAGAATCCAGGTCCCTGGGGAGAGCTGGCCACGGACAACATTATCCTGACAGTGCCAACTGCAAATCTGCgtgctctggagaaccctgagcCACTGCTCCGCCTCTGGGATGAGGTGATGCAGGCGGTGGCACGACTGGGAGCCGAACCCTTCCCCTTACGACTGCCTCAGAGGATTGTCGCTGACGTGCAGATCTCAGTTGGTGGGTGCCCTGATCCCTCTGCACACAGACACAAAGTGCCTTTCTTTCCATAGCCATGCAGCAGGCAGCCAGGAGGGTACACATGCTTTGCTAGCAAGACATGTAGACATACTTCCTGCTATTTAAATAGATAGGGAAAAggttatgtaagaaataaatagcCATGTCCATCAGCATGTCAAGAGATGTCATCAGAGATATCAAGGGATGCTACCTGATCCTTCACAAGTGTCCAAATGGAGACATCAAGAAGTGGGTAGAGACAGCAGAGGACCTTGAATTAGCTCAGAGTCACTGAGAGACACTGAATGAAGACTCCTTTGCCTATGGGTGACGGAGCCCAGAAAATGGAACAGGGAATGTCTAGACCTCAAAGAACCAAAGAAATTTCTCTAGACCCTTGTTTTCTTGGGATGAATAAATCACCAGTGTAAAGTAGTGTCAATGTGATAATGGGAGGAGAAACCACCTTCAACAAATtctgaattataaaaaaaaaaaaaaaaatgagacacaTGGATAAGGCATcctcataaaaacaaaaaactgcaaTGGTGGCACAAATGGCTCCCTACAACCCACGCCCCCTCCTGAGGCCCTGCAAGTCAGAGTGCAATGAGAGCATTCGCACAGAGGCCTTGAGAAGGAGAGCCTGGAGAGTTTGGGCTTGGTTTGCCCTCCTGAGTGGTAGGGTGCAGGAGGTAGCCTGGGGCTACTGATTCTTGTGGAAGTTTCACCAGGTGGATAGGAGGACCCTaacccttcctctcccctcctgTATTTCCCAGGCTGGATGCATGCTGGGTACCCCATCATGTGCCATCTGGAGTCCGTGCAGGAGCTCATCAATGAGAAGCTCATCAGAACCAAGGGGCTGTGGGGCCCCGTGCACGAGCTGGGCCGCAACCAGCAGCGGCAGGAGTGGGAGTTCCCACCGCACACCACCGAGGCCACCTGCAACCTGTGGTGTGTTTATGTGCATGAAACAGTCCTGGGCATTCCTCGAGGCCGTGCCAATATTGCCCTGTGGCCCCCAGTTCGGGAGAAGCGTGTCCGAATCTACCTGGGCAAGGGACCCAATGTGAAAAACTGGAATGCGTGGACCGCACTGGAGACGTATTTACAGGTACTGGACAGGAGGTGGGGGAGGGCAATGGGAGGGAGACCCTAGCTGTGAGGACCAACAAGGCCAAGTGTTAGGTGATCTTCTAGCCACCCAGGAGACCCCCACTGCATCTGTCTCCCACACTCAGCCGAGGGAGATGCAGACAAGACCAAATGTAAAAGTCCTATTGGGTGAGGCCTCTCGGACCTCACTTTGCATGACCCTAGAGTGGACTTAGTAGCCTCAGCTGCACCCCAAGAGAGGTGAGAAATCTTAAAACCCTTGGAGGCAAACACAGTACTATAAAAAtatactctctttctctctggtctTAAAGGCAGACAGACCTTCAATTGAAGCCAAACTTTCTACCAAACAGTTAGCaccaaaccaccccattcacgtaCTACTCCAGGTTATGATCTGTCTTCCCCTCATTGAGTGTACCCTCTCCTCATTATGACCTGGCTGTGCCTCAGACCCCACCTCAATAGGCAATCCACGCGGCATCCTCACTGCCCCAGGCACAGAGATCGGCTTTGCCTCTGAATGCTCCATGCCCTAGACCGCTGCCCCCAGTGCCTGGATCAGTTCCTGGCTCACAGTGGGGTGTGGCATCGCCTTGGGTCAGGCCAGGCCTGCTCTATTCTGGTTCTTCCACCTGCTCAAGTTCCTCTCTGCTCGTTCTCACTGCCAGGGCAATGGTGTGAAATCATCAGGGAGGCTCTATTTTCACTTTATTGTTAGGTGCAGGAGCAAACGTTCCTCGTCCATGAAGTAACGTTAAGTCAGTCTAGGGAACTTCCCAAGGGCCTGTGTGCCCAAAAACTCTGAAATCCTGGCTAGCATGGACTCTAGGCATGGCCTTGGGACGGCTGCCTATTTCTAAAACTATGACTTCTTAGTTCTGGCTGACTAGACTACGTGTGGTCTCCCACTTCTACCTGAGTCACTCCCCCTGCCCCCAAAGGCCATTTGGGTAGCCCTTGTGAGCTGACATAGACCTCTGATTATTGAGGATTGCGGCATAGGGGTGGGAGTTTCCCAATTGCTGGAGTTTCACCTTGTAACTAGGAAAGATAACAAGGATGGGTCCACTTGGGTCGGTTTTAAGACCCTGCGTAACTCGCATCATTATTTCCGTGATCTTGTGAGttagatgaataatgatattggtagAAAATATCAATTTTAATTATTGCAGCAATCACCACAGCCATGTCTGCCTGCTGTCTGCCCCAAGGCCCTTCTTAAGATCAGAAAGTGGGAGAACAGGACATGAGGGCAGTGTGCAGAACAGGAGGGAAGGCCAAGGGTGGACATGAAGCCCATGCTCAGGGAGTTAAGCACATTACACTTGTGTCGTTTGCGGGGCCCTCTTTTTTGTGGGTTAGACGTCTCACCTggtttcctctttctctttctagCTCCAGGAAGCCTTTGGCTGGGAGCCATTCATCCGTCTCTTCACAGAGTACAGGAACCAGACCAACCTGCCCACAGACAATGTCGACAAAATGAATCTGTGGGTCAAGATGTTCTCCCACCAAGTGCAGAAGAACCTGGCTCCGTTCTTTGAGGCCTGGGCCTGGCCCATCCAGAAGGAAGTGGCTACCAGCCTGGCCTATCTGCCTGAATGGAAGGAAAATATTATGAAATTATACCTCCTCACACAGATGTAAGGAGTGCCCATCGAGGTGGCAGGTAGAGAGGTTTGGGGAGGTAGGCAGAGGTGGGGGTTCAGTCCTCTACCTCTGTCTGCTAGGGTTCTGGCCTTGTCCTCTTAGCTCACTGCCGTATCTCATTACTGACTTCTGTCTCTAGGAAGTGGGTTAAGAACACAACAAAAGTGAAGTCAGAATGTCTCGGGAACAAGGCCTCCTGTCCATGATCCTGCTCCTCTGCTCTCAGTTGTCAGATTCCCTCCTGACTGCTATCAGCCCGGTCCTGAGAGCTTGGGCACCAGTTTCTAGACCGGCCCTTGGAATATGGCCATAGCCCATCAATAGTGGCTCTTACTTTGACATCCTGCAGACTCTCTctgggcttttattttttattagttgttctaaAAATCTGGTGATAGAAGGTTACTGCACAAATCCACCATGACAGCTAGACAGCTCTCTGACGACTCATGTATTTTGTGTCCTGCATAGTTGTCAAAGCACTTTAAACGCAGTCTGGTATAGCAGGAAGAGCCAGAGCTAGGGTTTGCTCTTGGGAAAGTCATTTGACCCTGCATTCCCATTTCCTTGTGTATGAAATGGGGATAAAAGTCCCTGCCTCACAGGGTTGTCATGAAGATTTGCAGTGATAATTGTGAAGCCTTGTAATCTATATAATGCATGCCATTTAAGGGACTTGTGTGCAGAATAGTGAGTTCACTGCTTCCCATTCTCTGCCCATAGCTTAGTGGTTACAATCATCATTCCAACTAGTAGACTCCTTGTGTTCAAATTCTAGATCTTCCATCTATTGTTCCTGGCAGTTTTCTTACCTTCTCTGTGACTCAGTTTCCTCCCATAAAATGGGACCTAGTTCACAGAATTATTGTGAGGATTCAGTTTTCCCTGACTCTAAAAGTCATTAGAAAAGTACCTGGCAGCTAGTAGGTTTAGAGAGAACGTCAATTGCCATTGTTATTATATAATTAGCTCActgattattttataattattttaggaATAGACTTCAGTTTAGATGAAGTTTGGTAAATACAGTCATAATTTTTAACAgatgcataaaaatataaaaattatagtaTTAATGACATATCCTGCATGGTTGCAATATATGCATGTAGTGTGCATTTAAATGAGGTGAACGTATCTGTTGCCTCAAATGTCTATCATTCCTTcatggtgaaaacattcaaaatcctttcctTTGGCATTTTAAGATATTCGGTATGTAATTATTACCTATTCTATCTTATCCTATGTTTTATACACCAGCCTCTGAAAGGCTTGTGGTACATTGATTTATGAATCCCAAAGAAGGACTCTCAATTCACAATGGTGTCTTTTAAAACTACTAACAGTGTAGACTTTTTACTCAGTTCTATTTTTCAGGAAAAGAAAGGAaccaaaggaattttaaaaaggagTCAAATCCCCTTTTTGATTAAATCAAAAGTgagtcttaaaaacaaaacaattccaTAATGCTGTTTGTCCTTAGCAAACAGTAGGCATCAGCCTCCAGTGGAGTTCGTATGTCCCCAGTGGCACTAACTAGACAGTCATTGTGGAGTTACCTACCACACATGCCTACAAAACATCACTTTGGAACAAGACAACTAGATAGAGCTCATCCAGCTTCTTTAAGTAGCACACGTTCATAGAGTCTCCTGTTTACTTCTAGTTTTGTTCAGAACTTCCCATTTTTTATAGCTTTCCGGTCTCCAAGGCCGATGTGCATATCCAGACAGTTTCCTTTATTTAGCTCACATTTATTTTAATGGACCCTTCCATTTACTTAGTTGGTAAATGGGTGGCTGTGTAGAAAATAAGATTTGACCTACACCCTGCTTTCCTCTGGATTTCATTCCACTTCTCCCTCCTAGAATTACTTCCCCTTATTCCATGAATATCCATGGTCCAAATCCTTCAAACACAGATGCTGAATATTGATTCTACATTTTAAATAACTGCTGTCAACTGTAAGGTGTTGACTGTGTGCCAGGTACTGTACTACTAGTTCTTTTTTACAGAGTGTTTCACTTAATCCTCACCATAATTTTATGAGATGGAAACTATTATCACTACCATCTGATGAAAGAGAGAACTGAATATTATGGAGATTCAGTAAATTATCTAAAGCTATATTGCTAACAAGTGGTagaactgggatttgaacccaggcattCTGATTACAGAATGGGGGGTTCATAACTACAGTGCTGAATGGCCAAATGAGTGAGTAATAAAGAAGCCAAGCAGCCAACAGAGGGAGTTCTGTCCCTACTTACGAGAGCTTTGGCTCCTGTACTCCTCATCTAATTTCATTAGAACAAAGGTTCCTTTGTTGATCCCCAATGCCAGCACAAAGGAAGGActtaaggtagcctcctcccgagGCACTTTCCAGGTGGCTGGGTGAGTGCTGTGGACCCAGCAAGTCTTTTAGGTTCAAAGTTTTTCAAGTCTCAGTCACTGTCCCCTGGGTCCCCGGAGAGCAGACTCTAGTTTATTGGATTTTGAGTGATGGGCTAGTTTGATAACGAGCCTTACTCCCAAAAGTCTCCCACACTGCATATTCTCAGTGAGAAAATTAGATGCCCAATCTTTTAGGATAAAATTGTATCTGTCCTTGCCCTCTTTAAGTTTAGCGGTAAAGCCCCGGGgatcttttaaaaatacagagtTATCCATGTTACTCCCCTGTCTGAAGCCTCCAATGGGACTTGCAACTTAAGATGATGGACTGAACATGTCAGTTTACCTCCCCTCCTTCCCCAGGCCCCACTGAAATTGAAGTCAAGAGATGGGAAGAGAACCGGCACATCTCGGCAAAGACAAAGGCATTTGGTGATATGTGAAGATGATCTCAGCACCTTTCTGGAAGAGAAAAAGTGGAAGCAGCTTGATGAGAGCGAAGGTACCTTTCAGACAGAATAGAAGCTGATCTGAGCAACATGACCCCAAAGAGACTCGAGCATCAAAGGAGTCCATCAACTAAAGAACTGTACCCGCTGTATAACTGACCCCCATccccccatcccccacccccgTGCACAGAACACAGGCGCCTGCTGTCAGTGCCAGTTAAAGAttccttgttgttgttgttgtcattgttgtttgTATAAAGAAATTGAATAAACTGCCTGAGGAGAGGTAAGAGTCGGTGCTCCAAATAAAATTGCTCTTTTTGTGGAAACAAGTGCCCCCCCCAACCCCCTGCCAGCCTAAATCAGCTAATTTTCTTCGGAAAGTTGAGACCGCTACCCAAGAGCCCAGGGCTTCCATGCAGAGAAGCAGCCGGAGAAACAGACCTGTCCACATGACAGCAGAGGAAACCCACCGACGCCTACCAAAGTCAGTAGTTAATATTGATTCTGGGATGTGAACTTTTAGCTAGGAAATCCCACACACAGAGGGCAGGAGGCAAGAGCAGGGACGAAACATAAGAAAACTAACCATGTAGAATTAGGGGTGTTGAACGTACTATGAACTCCAGAGGGAAAGAATAACTGAAAATTCACACCCTATCTTCAGAGAGATTAGAGGTGCATTTGTAAAATGGTAACGGGACACTGCAAAGAAAGGGAAAGCTGTGGATAACAAAAGCCCcttgaaagcaaaataaaactgaaaagtcCTCCGTGGACAGGCTGGAAAGTGAAGTTGAGGGTCTCCCCAGATGTAgagcaaaaagaaagagaaaatatgaaGGAAGGAGAGACCTAGACAATCAATATCAACCACTAGCCATTCCTAGAAGGGAGAACATAGAGAAAGAATTGAACAGTAGATGAACAGGTTGAGGAACCCCAGTTCTACCTACACCTAGACAGCCTTCCAGAATTTTGGATTCTTAAGAAATGTGTCcaaggagaaaaaaactaaaattagtTCAACTAAAATCGGATGAGAAATAGACTGACAGCAGAGTTTTCATCAGGGACCCTGAATGCAAGAAGTCATGGGAACAATGTTTTCACACAACTTCTAGAAAACCTTGGTTTTGGGAATTCCGTAGAAGGCAGGCGGTCAAGAAGAACAGCAACATGAAGACATGTTCTGGCATGCAAGTTTCAAAGTCTACCTTCTTTTACCCTCACTGAGGAAGTACCTTGAGGAAGTTTCccagaaaaaaatgatgaaacCCAGGAAAGAAGATGAAATAGGATCCATATGGACCTCACCCCAAGATGTCTCACTCTAGAGTGATGTTCATCTGGAAGGATGTCTCACTCCAGAGTGATGGTCACCTGGAAGGACATCTCTCTGAGTGACAGTTGTCCAGCAGACCCTTT is part of the Callospermophilus lateralis isolate mCalLat2 chromosome 1, mCalLat2.hap1, whole genome shotgun sequence genome and encodes:
- the Tcaf1 gene encoding TRPM8 channel-associated factor 1 isoform X2 codes for the protein MATPSAAFEALMNGVTSWDLPEDAVPCELLLIGEASFPVMVNDMGQVLIAASSYGRGRLVVLSHEDYLVEAQLTPFLLNAVGWLCSSPGAPIGVHPSLAPLLKILEGSGVEAKIEPEVNDSLGVYCIDAYNETMTEKLVQFMKRGGGLLIGGQAWDWANQGDDERVLFTFPGNLVTSVAGVYFTDNKGDTSFFKVSKKMPKIPVLVSCEDDLSEDRDELLHGISELDISNSDCFPSQLLVHGALAFPLGLDSYHGCVIAAARYGRGRVVVTGHKVLFTVGKLGPFLLNAVRWLDGGRRGKIVVQTELRTLSGLLAVGGIDTSIEPNLTSDASVYCFEPVSEVGVKELQEFVAEGGGLFVGAQAWWWAFKNPGVSPLARFPGNLLLNPFGISITSQSLNPGPFRTPKAGIRTYHFRSTLAEFQVIMGRKRGNVEKGWLAKLGPDGAAFLQIPAEEIPAYMSVHRLLRKLLSRYRLPVATRENPVINDCCRGAMLSLATGLAHSGSDLSLLVPEIEDMYSSPYLRPSESPITVEVNCTNPGTRYCWMSTGLYIPGRQIIEVSLPESAASADLKIQIGCHTDDLTRASKLFRGPLVINRCCLDKPTKSITCLWGGLLYIIVPQSSKLGSVPITVKGAVHAPYYKLGETSQEEWKRRIQENPGPWGELATDNIILTVPTANLRALENPEPLLRLWDEVMQAVARLGAEPFPLRLPQRIVADVQISVGWMHAGYPIMCHLESVQELINEKLIRTKGLWGPVHELGRNQQRQEWEFPPHTTEATCNLWCVYVHETVLGIPRGRANIALWPPVREKRVRIYLGKGPNVKNWNAWTALETYLQLQEAFGWEPFIRLFTEYRNQTNLPTDNVDKMNLWVKMFSHQVQKNLAPFFEAWAWPIQKEVATSLAYLPEWKENIMKLYLLTQM
- the Tcaf1 gene encoding TRPM8 channel-associated factor 1 isoform X1; amino-acid sequence: MATPSAAFEALMNGVTSWDLPEDAVPCELLLIGEASFPVMVNDMGQVLIAASSYGRGRLVVLSHEDYLVEAQLTPFLLNAVGWLCSSPGAPIGVHPSLAPLLKILEGSGVEAKIEPEVNDSLGVYCIDAYNETMTEKLVQFMKRGGGLLIGGQAWDWANQGDDERVLFTFPGNLVTSVAGVYFTDNKGDTSFFKVSKKMPKIPVLVSCEDDLSEDRDELLHGISELDISNSDCFPSQLLVHGALAFPLGLDSYHGCVIAAARYGRGRVVVTGHKVLFTVGKLGPFLLNAVRWLDGGRRGKIVVQTELRTLSGLLAVGGIDTSIEPNLTSDASVYCFEPVSEVGVKELQEFVAEGGGLFVGAQAWWWAFKNPGVSPLARFPGNLLLNPFGISITSQSLNPGPFRTPKAGIRTYHFRSTLAEFQVIMGRKRGNVEKGWLAKLGPDGAAFLQIPAEEIPAYMSVHRLLRKLLSRYRLPVATRENPVINDCCRGAMLSLATGLAHSGSDLSLLVPEIEDMYSSPYLRPSESPITVEVNCTNPGTRYCWMSTGLYIPGRQIIEVSLPESAASADLKIQIGCHTDDLTRASKLFRGPLVINRCCLDKPTKSITCLWGGLLYIIVPQSSKLGSVPITVKGAVHAPYYKLGETSQEEWKRRIQENPGPWGELATDNIILTVPTANLRALENPEPLLRLWDEVMQAVARLGAEPFPLRLPQRIVADVQISVGWMHAGYPIMCHLESVQELINEKLIRTKGLWGPVHELGRNQQRQEWEFPPHTTEATCNLWCVYVHETVLGIPRGRANIALWPPVREKRVRIYLGKGPNVKNWNAWTALETYLQLQEAFGWEPFIRLFTEYRNQTNLPTDNVDKMNLWVKMFSHQVQKNLAPFFEAWAWPIQKEVATSLAYLPEWKENIMKLYLLTQMPH